The Lynx canadensis isolate LIC74 chromosome D1, mLynCan4.pri.v2, whole genome shotgun sequence genome has a segment encoding these proteins:
- the PHLDA2 gene encoding pleckstrin homology-like domain family A member 2 has product MRTPGEVLREGELEKRSDSLFQLWKKKRGVLTPDRLRLFPAGPGARAKELRFHSILKVDCVERTGKYVYFTIVTTDRKEIDFRCAGESCWNAAITLALIDFQNRRALQDFRSRQERAAPAAPPESRPARAP; this is encoded by the coding sequence atgaGGACGCCCGGCGAGGTGCTGCGCGAGGGCGAGCTGGAGAAGCGCAGCGACAGCCTGTTCCAGCTGTGGAAGAAGAAGCGCGGCGTGCTCACCCCCGACCGCCTGCGCCTGTTCCCCGCCGGGCCGGGCGCGCGCGCCAAGGAGCTGCGCTTCCACTCCATCCTCAAGGTGGACTGCGTGGAGCGCACCGGCAAGTACGTCTACTTCACCATCGTCACCACCGACCGCAAGGAGATCGACTTCCGCTGCGCGGGCGAGAGCTGCTGGAACGCGGCCATCACGCTGGCGCTCATCGACTTCCAGAACCGCCGCGCCCTGCAGGACTTCCGCAGCCGCCAGGAGCGCGCCGCGCCCGCCGCGCCCCCCGAGTCCCGGCCGGCCCGCGCGCCCtga